From one Wenzhouxiangella sp. XN201 genomic stretch:
- a CDS encoding GTPase, which produces MSDNHGFWTGLRQRLHQALSAPKVDAGQLAKALNKAAEREPAPVVWLLGLAQSGKTSIVRALTGSSRAAIGNGFRPCTRTASIYDFPQEVPVVRFLDTRGLGEVGYDPTEDIALCEDQAHLLIVVVRAAEPRPQSVLDVLRKVRKRHPDWPVVIAQTCLHHGYDDDQAVHVLPYPYCEDNWQAIVPEGLSRLLISQREFFAGLPGKGPLLWVPIDFTLPEDGFEPTDYGLDALWNAIEEAASLGLEARLRADSEISDLYSRAAHPHIVGFSLAAGTVGALPVVDLALVPTLQAGLLHRLAGLYKQRWTARSSAEFLGLLGSGFAAAYGARLAGRSLVKLIPVWGQTAGAVLGATASGAITFALGKAACAYLGRKLEGHAIDATAIRQAYRDGLNQGRKLLRQQQARKGQP; this is translated from the coding sequence ATGAGCGACAATCACGGGTTCTGGACCGGACTTCGGCAGCGGTTGCACCAGGCACTGAGCGCGCCGAAGGTCGATGCCGGACAACTTGCAAAGGCGCTGAATAAGGCTGCCGAACGCGAGCCGGCCCCGGTCGTCTGGTTGCTGGGGCTAGCTCAATCGGGAAAGACGTCCATTGTTCGCGCCCTGACGGGCAGTTCGCGCGCGGCAATCGGCAACGGTTTCCGACCCTGTACCCGCACGGCCAGCATCTACGACTTTCCTCAGGAAGTACCCGTGGTGCGCTTTCTCGATACCCGCGGCCTGGGTGAAGTGGGTTACGACCCGACCGAGGATATCGCCCTGTGCGAGGATCAAGCCCATTTGCTGATCGTCGTGGTCCGGGCTGCCGAACCCCGACCCCAATCGGTCCTGGATGTCTTGAGAAAGGTCCGCAAGCGCCACCCGGACTGGCCTGTCGTCATTGCCCAGACCTGCCTGCACCATGGATATGATGATGACCAGGCAGTGCATGTCCTGCCCTATCCGTATTGCGAAGACAATTGGCAGGCCATCGTACCGGAGGGCCTGAGCCGTCTGCTGATTTCCCAGCGCGAGTTCTTTGCCGGCCTGCCGGGCAAGGGCCCTTTGTTGTGGGTCCCGATTGATTTCACCCTGCCGGAAGACGGCTTCGAGCCAACCGATTACGGGCTCGACGCTTTGTGGAACGCGATCGAGGAAGCCGCGTCACTCGGCCTGGAAGCACGCTTGCGCGCCGATTCCGAGATCAGTGATCTCTACAGCCGTGCCGCCCATCCCCACATTGTCGGATTCAGCCTGGCTGCCGGCACCGTCGGCGCCCTGCCAGTCGTTGACCTGGCCCTGGTGCCGACATTGCAGGCCGGGCTGCTGCACCGCCTGGCCGGTCTTTACAAGCAGCGCTGGACGGCACGCAGCAGCGCCGAATTCCTGGGCCTGCTGGGGTCCGGATTTGCAGCCGCCTACGGCGCACGTCTAGCCGGACGAAGCCTGGTCAAGCTGATCCCGGTCTGGGGCCAAACCGCCGGGGCGGTCTTGGGTGCCACTGCCAGCGGCGCCATCACATTCGCCCTGGGCAAGGCCGCCTGCGCTTATCTTGGTCGCAAGCTGGAAGGCCACGCCATCGACGCTACGGCAATACGGCAAGCCTATCGGGACGGTCTGAACCAGGGCCGGAAACTGCTTCGTCAGCAGCAAGCCCGGAAGGGGCAGCCATGA
- a CDS encoding PRC-barrel domain-containing protein gives MNYATTQSNNGYDTADAMQAGATLTSAATITGEQVRNLQGESLGKIQDLMFDITEGKIRYAILESADFLAMSSRLFAVPWKALKRDGESRGFRLDMDTEYLRKAPGFGKDDWPNMADAAWRARIDSFYAR, from the coding sequence ATGAACTACGCAACGACACAATCGAATAACGGCTACGACACCGCTGACGCCATGCAGGCCGGGGCCACCTTGACAAGTGCCGCCACCATAACGGGTGAACAAGTCCGCAACCTGCAGGGTGAAAGTCTTGGCAAGATTCAGGACCTTATGTTTGATATCACTGAAGGGAAGATACGATATGCCATCCTGGAGTCGGCTGACTTTCTGGCCATGAGTAGTCGCCTCTTCGCTGTTCCCTGGAAAGCATTAAAGCGGGACGGGGAGAGCCGGGGGTTCAGGCTCGACATGGATACTGAGTACTTGAGAAAAGCGCCGGGCTTCGGCAAGGATGATTGGCCGAATATGGCTGACGCCGCCTGGCGAGCGAGGATCGATTCATTCTACGCAAGGTAA